In one Dehalogenimonas formicexedens genomic region, the following are encoded:
- a CDS encoding O-acetyl-ADP-ribose deacetylase, with amino-acid sequence MDSITIKSTTINLTMGDIVAAKVDAIVNAANSELAGDGGVDGAIHRAGGPDIHVACHEIFQKQGPLPPGKAVITTAGNLPAKCVIHTVGPIWYGGKNSEAETLASAYIESLKLATANNLESVAFPSLSTGAYHYPVDQASKIALETVADYLRSNETSLKEVRFVLYDTKTYDAYARDLTEIAS; translated from the coding sequence ATGGACAGCATCACCATCAAATCCACCACCATCAACCTGACGATGGGCGACATCGTCGCCGCCAAAGTTGACGCCATTGTGAACGCCGCCAATTCGGAACTGGCCGGCGACGGAGGCGTCGACGGCGCCATCCACCGGGCAGGCGGACCCGATATTCACGTCGCCTGCCACGAGATCTTTCAAAAGCAGGGACCTCTTCCCCCCGGCAAGGCCGTTATAACAACCGCTGGCAACCTTCCCGCCAAATGCGTCATCCACACAGTGGGACCGATCTGGTATGGCGGCAAGAACAGCGAGGCCGAGACGCTGGCCAGCGCTTATATTGAGAGCTTGAAGCTAGCAACCGCTAACAACCTAGAAAGCGTCGCCTTCCCGTCCCTGAGCACGGGGGCTTATCATTATCCGGTTGACCAGGCTTCGAAAATAGCATTGGAAACCGTTGCCGATTATTTGAGATCGAACGAAACCAGCCTAAAAGAAGTCCGGTTCGTTCTTTATGACACAAAGACTTACGATGCTTATGCCAGGGATTTGACTGAAATAGCTTCCTAA
- a CDS encoding DHA2 family efflux MFS transporter permease subunit, giving the protein MKINNGKWIALGFLSLSLFAISIDNTILNLALPSIANGLGASATALQWIVDSYLLVFAACLLTFGAIGDRIGRKRMLIGGLAVFGIFSLGAGLASSSNMLITMRALMGVGGAAIMPSTLSILTDIFRQPKERALSIAIWSAVFGLGVGVGPLVGGWLLEHYAWSSIFYINIPVVLISITGIILVVRASRSSQPKRLDILGSLLSAGGLFLFIHGIIQAGRVGWSDSGVVAFITGGLVIFALFGLWERRTKNPMLPLSFFKNMSFSGAIISLTLISFVVMGALFILGQYLQTILGNTPLQTGVKLMPLVAALFLTSVLSAKLAQRMGTKVTVSAGIMLSALGFFYFYSIAAVDTAYSSIAFGMVIIGLGMGLTMSPATNSVMGSIPVDEAGVGSAMNDTTRQIGGAIGVAVIGSTINTNYLGNINGSGWIQALPPQLADPIRSSIQAAHGVASAIPDPQTSALIVTKTNEAFVSGMSEALLVTAIVMVVAAVTAFILMPNQIISAAEINAEVLVPATE; this is encoded by the coding sequence ATGAAAATCAACAACGGTAAATGGATCGCGCTTGGTTTTTTGAGTCTATCCCTTTTCGCCATTTCAATCGACAATACCATTTTGAACCTGGCACTGCCTTCGATCGCCAATGGTCTCGGAGCGAGCGCCACGGCGCTGCAATGGATCGTCGACTCATACCTGCTGGTCTTTGCCGCCTGCCTGCTGACCTTCGGAGCCATAGGGGACAGGATCGGGCGCAAAAGGATGCTGATCGGCGGTCTGGCTGTTTTTGGCATCTTTTCGCTGGGGGCAGGATTAGCCAGCAGCAGCAATATGCTCATCACCATGAGGGCGCTGATGGGAGTGGGCGGGGCGGCTATCATGCCTTCGACTCTTTCAATTCTCACCGATATCTTTCGCCAGCCGAAAGAAAGGGCGTTGTCGATCGCTATCTGGTCGGCTGTCTTCGGTCTGGGGGTCGGCGTCGGGCCGCTGGTGGGCGGCTGGTTATTGGAACATTACGCCTGGAGTTCCATTTTCTACATCAACATACCGGTGGTACTTATCAGCATAACCGGAATCATTCTGGTTGTCCGCGCATCTAGATCATCTCAGCCGAAACGCCTTGATATCTTAGGATCACTGCTTTCCGCCGGAGGTCTGTTCTTATTCATCCACGGCATCATCCAAGCCGGACGAGTGGGCTGGTCTGATAGCGGGGTGGTAGCCTTCATCACCGGCGGGCTGGTCATATTTGCCCTTTTCGGTCTATGGGAACGGCGTACAAAGAACCCGATGCTGCCTCTCAGTTTTTTCAAAAACATGTCCTTTTCAGGGGCAATCATCTCACTCACCCTGATATCGTTTGTAGTAATGGGCGCGTTATTCATCCTGGGCCAGTACCTGCAGACAATTTTGGGAAATACGCCGCTGCAAACCGGGGTGAAACTCATGCCCCTGGTGGCTGCGCTATTCTTGACCTCTGTTCTGTCAGCCAAACTGGCACAACGCATGGGGACGAAAGTTACTGTCAGCGCGGGAATAATGCTGTCGGCTCTCGGGTTCTTCTATTTTTACTCAATTGCCGCCGTGGATACTGCCTATAGCTCCATCGCCTTTGGAATGGTCATCATCGGCCTTGGGATGGGCTTGACGATGAGCCCGGCAACCAACTCGGTGATGGGTTCAATACCCGTTGACGAAGCCGGCGTGGGCTCGGCGATGAACGACACCACCCGACAGATCGGCGGAGCCATCGGTGTGGCAGTCATAGGTTCAACGATCAACACCAATTATCTTGGTAACATCAATGGCAGTGGCTGGATACAGGCTCTGCCTCCGCAACTTGCCGATCCGATCAGAAGCAGCATCCAGGCTGCCCATGGGGTGGCGTCAGCGATACCAGACCCGCAGACTTCGGCGCTGATCGTGACTAAAACAAACGAAGCTTTCGTGTCCGGAATGTCCGAAGCCCTGCTGGTGACGGCCATCGTCATGGTTGTGGCTGCTGTGACGGCGTTTATTCTGATGCCGAATCAAATTATTTCGGCCGCGGAGATAAATGCAGAAGTTTTGGTTCCGGCGACAGAATAA
- a CDS encoding c-type cytochrome produces the protein MRKTAVVLVTTAMALILGGLATSCTPKTISPTDLSDASQIFSNDCASCHGQDRTGGHGPDITPSSLVDLSQSSLAAFLTDHKTAGKLTAEQQSILAAWLKNS, from the coding sequence ATGAGAAAGACAGCAGTAGTTTTGGTAACAACGGCAATGGCGCTCATTTTGGGCGGCCTGGCAACATCATGCACCCCTAAAACCATTTCACCCACCGATTTATCCGATGCATCCCAGATCTTTTCCAATGATTGCGCCAGTTGTCACGGGCAGGACCGGACGGGAGGCCACGGGCCAGATATCACGCCTTCATCGTTAGTGGATCTCAGCCAAAGCAGCCTGGCGGCATTCCTTACGGACCATAAAACCGCCGGTAAGCTCACGGCAGAGCAGCAATCAATCCTGGCGGCATGGCTCAAGAACAGTTAA
- a CDS encoding 4Fe-4S dicluster domain-containing protein codes for MPQTIKVSKSNHRTVYIELDTQLCKACWDCVEACPEHVIGKVNVFFHKHSRIDNSENCKGCFKCVKACPHGAITGEISKDKQEPAALPGI; via the coding sequence ATGCCGCAAACGATCAAAGTATCCAAATCCAACCATCGAACGGTTTACATCGAACTGGACACCCAATTATGCAAAGCGTGCTGGGATTGTGTCGAAGCCTGCCCGGAACATGTCATCGGAAAAGTGAACGTTTTTTTCCACAAGCATTCGCGCATCGATAACTCTGAGAATTGCAAGGGTTGTTTCAAGTGCGTAAAAGCCTGTCCCCACGGAGCGATCACGGGGGAAATTTCAAAGGATAAGCAGGAACCGGCCGCGTTACCCGGAATTTAG
- a CDS encoding TetR/AcrR family transcriptional regulator, whose translation MDTKPKTIRSERLKYEERRYLILQAALDVFAEKGFQGAKTREIAKRAGVSETLIFRYFATKEELYRTGLKELMDQHPVADVLKEFIQKKDDEGLLMAVTRHIMSHGEEDPRFLRLAAFSALEKVSPGSEETDTGRLTVRLAQYIRQRTLDGDFIELNADIAAKSFVGSILMYILEKQTPFTGPRLKAGDEEVARTLVKLFLGGICK comes from the coding sequence ATGGACACAAAACCTAAAACCATCCGGAGCGAACGGCTCAAATACGAAGAGCGAAGGTACCTGATCCTCCAGGCAGCTCTCGATGTTTTTGCGGAAAAAGGATTCCAGGGCGCAAAAACCAGGGAGATCGCGAAGCGGGCGGGCGTCAGCGAAACGCTGATTTTCCGGTATTTTGCAACAAAAGAAGAACTTTACCGTACCGGATTGAAAGAATTGATGGACCAGCATCCGGTGGCCGACGTTTTGAAGGAGTTCATCCAGAAAAAAGACGACGAAGGCCTCCTCATGGCGGTCACCAGGCACATCATGTCTCATGGAGAGGAAGACCCGAGGTTCTTGCGACTGGCCGCCTTCAGCGCCCTGGAAAAGGTTTCTCCTGGCAGTGAGGAAACCGACACCGGAAGATTGACAGTGCGACTGGCCCAATATATCAGGCAGCGAACCCTCGACGGGGATTTTATCGAGCTTAACGCCGATATTGCCGCTAAGTCGTTCGTCGGATCCATCCTCATGTACATTCTTGAAAAACAAACGCCGTTTACCGGCCCCAGGTTAAAAGCAGGGGACGAAGAGGTAGCCCGAACGCTGGTAAAGCTTTTTCTGGGCGGTATCTGCAAGTGA
- a CDS encoding valine--tRNA ligase, protein MTDTPMNELPKAYEPAQVEDKWYKFWMDKGYFKPAIDPNRKPFVIIMPPPNVTGELHLGHALTATLEDIMTRWHRMKGEPTLWLPGVDHAGIAAQVVVERALAKEHRTKYDLGREAFTKRMWDWANSCRSTIRKQHMRLGASCDWDREVFTLDAGPSLAVRTTFKNLYDKGLIYRGERIINWCPRCHTAISDLEVDHKDLSGHLWHIKYPLADDPTRFVTVATTRPETMLGDVAVAVNPDDERYKGLVGKKLMLPLMDREIPIVADSVVDMTFGTGAVKTTPAHDPTDFEIAQRHNLPLINIFNDDATLNQNAGRFAGMDRYAARKLIAEELAQMGLLALVQDYAHSVGHCQRCSTVAEPIASRQWFVKMEPLAKPALEVVKSGQIKILPERFEKVYVNWMENIRDWCISRQLWWGHRIPVWYCKCGEVVVSVDTPTECPACHNKDIEQDPDVLDTWFSSGLWPHSTLGWPKQTEDMKYFYPTSVMETGYDILFFWVARMITMGLENTGKIPFDTVYLHGLIRDEKGEKMSKVKGNVMNPLTLIDKFGTDALRFGITTGNSPGNDIKLSENRLEAGRNFANKLFNAARFVIGFLSKSDIKPIDYTHLPVEDRWILSRLSRTEAQVASFMNDFQFGEAERELHDFIWGEFCDWYIELAKIRLQSGSEPSPLPVLLKVLDESLRLLHPFMPFVTEELWQHLRDYLVGEPESIMVARYPVAHPDLVDPISEEVIEGLIEVVRSIRNVRAEHKVEAGRWITAELHSGETQAELSQYKSAIEALARVRPLSILADRFKGESDSERLVLVLKNLEVVLPLSGMIDLEAESKRQATELAETTAQVERLRALLASGFASKAPPQVVAKEQSRLEALEDKLRRLKG, encoded by the coding sequence ATGACCGATACTCCCATGAATGAACTTCCCAAAGCCTATGAACCGGCTCAGGTCGAGGACAAGTGGTACAAGTTCTGGATGGACAAGGGCTACTTTAAGCCCGCCATTGATCCAAACCGGAAGCCCTTCGTTATCATCATGCCCCCGCCAAATGTCACCGGCGAGCTGCACCTCGGGCATGCCCTGACCGCCACCCTGGAAGACATCATGACCCGCTGGCACCGCATGAAAGGCGAACCGACTCTGTGGCTGCCCGGCGTCGACCATGCCGGCATCGCCGCCCAGGTGGTCGTCGAGCGCGCCCTGGCCAAAGAACATCGCACCAAGTACGACCTCGGCCGCGAGGCTTTCACCAAGCGCATGTGGGACTGGGCCAATTCCTGCCGTTCCACCATCCGCAAACAGCACATGCGGCTCGGCGCCTCCTGCGATTGGGACCGTGAGGTCTTCACCCTGGACGCCGGACCCAGCCTGGCTGTGCGCACCACCTTCAAGAACCTCTATGACAAGGGTCTCATCTACCGCGGCGAGCGCATCATCAACTGGTGCCCCCGCTGCCATACCGCCATCTCGGATCTGGAGGTCGATCACAAGGACCTGTCCGGCCATTTGTGGCACATCAAGTATCCTCTGGCCGACGACCCCACCCGTTTCGTGACCGTGGCGACGACTCGGCCGGAGACTATGCTCGGCGATGTGGCCGTGGCAGTCAATCCCGACGACGAGCGGTACAAGGGGCTGGTGGGCAAGAAGCTGATGCTGCCGCTTATGGACCGCGAGATCCCCATCGTCGCCGACTCCGTTGTCGACATGACTTTCGGCACCGGCGCGGTTAAGACGACTCCCGCCCATGACCCGACCGATTTCGAAATCGCCCAGCGGCACAATTTGCCCCTGATCAACATTTTCAACGACGATGCGACATTGAACCAGAATGCGGGTCGCTTTGCCGGCATGGACCGCTACGCCGCCCGCAAGCTCATCGCCGAGGAACTGGCGCAGATGGGTTTGCTGGCCTTGGTGCAGGATTATGCCCATTCCGTGGGGCATTGCCAGCGCTGCTCAACCGTCGCCGAGCCCATCGCCTCCCGCCAGTGGTTCGTCAAGATGGAACCCCTGGCTAAGCCGGCGCTCGAGGTGGTGAAGTCCGGGCAGATCAAGATTCTTCCGGAGCGGTTCGAGAAAGTCTACGTGAACTGGATGGAGAACATCCGCGACTGGTGCATCTCCCGGCAGCTGTGGTGGGGCCACCGCATCCCGGTGTGGTATTGCAAATGCGGCGAGGTAGTCGTTTCAGTCGATACACCAACAGAATGTCCCGCCTGCCACAATAAGGACATCGAGCAGGACCCGGACGTCCTGGATACCTGGTTCTCCTCGGGGCTCTGGCCTCACTCCACTCTCGGCTGGCCGAAACAGACCGAAGACATGAAGTATTTCTATCCCACCAGCGTCATGGAGACTGGCTACGACATCCTCTTCTTCTGGGTCGCCCGGATGATCACCATGGGTCTGGAGAACACCGGCAAGATACCCTTCGACACCGTCTACCTGCACGGCCTCATCCGCGACGAAAAGGGCGAGAAGATGTCCAAGGTCAAGGGCAACGTCATGAATCCCTTGACCCTGATCGACAAGTTCGGCACCGACGCCCTGCGCTTCGGTATCACCACCGGCAATTCTCCCGGCAACGATATCAAGCTGTCGGAGAACCGCCTCGAGGCCGGCCGCAATTTCGCCAACAAGCTCTTTAACGCCGCCCGCTTCGTCATCGGCTTCCTCTCTAAATCCGATATTAAACCGATCGATTACACTCACTTGCCCGTCGAGGACCGCTGGATCCTATCGAGGCTGTCGCGCACCGAGGCTCAAGTCGCTTCCTTCATGAACGACTTCCAGTTCGGCGAGGCCGAGCGCGAGCTTCACGATTTCATCTGGGGCGAGTTCTGCGACTGGTATATCGAACTGGCCAAGATCCGACTGCAATCCGGTTCCGAGCCTTCGCCTCTGCCGGTCCTGTTGAAAGTCCTCGACGAGTCGCTAAGGCTGCTGCATCCCTTCATGCCCTTCGTCACCGAGGAGTTGTGGCAGCACCTGCGCGACTACCTGGTGGGAGAACCGGAATCGATCATGGTCGCGCGCTACCCGGTGGCCCATCCGGACCTGGTCGATCCCATCTCGGAAGAGGTCATCGAGGGCTTGATCGAGGTGGTCCGCTCAATCCGCAACGTCCGCGCCGAGCACAAGGTCGAAGCCGGCCGCTGGATCACCGCCGAGCTGCACTCCGGCGAGACACAGGCAGAGTTATCTCAGTATAAATCAGCCATCGAGGCGCTTGCCCGTGTTCGCCCGCTGTCCATTCTCGCTGATCGTTTCAAAGGTGAGAGCGATTCGGAGCGGCTGGTGCTGGTGCTGAAAAACCTGGAGGTCGTCCTCCCGCTTTCGGGCATGATTGACCTTGAAGCCGAATCAAAGCGCCAGGCCACTGAACTCGCCGAAACAACGGCTCAAGTGGAACGCCTTCGCGCCTTACTCGCCAGCGGCTTCGCCTCCAAAGCCCCGCCCCAGGTCGTCGCCAAGGAACAATCCCGCCTCGAAGCGTTGGAAGACAAACTGAGGAGACTTAAAGGTTAA
- a CDS encoding PAS domain S-box protein, whose translation MKKKKSSLPDQDYRYLFENASDAIWVQDLEGQILYANKAAERLTGYGHDELVNHDVIKFLPDVRSHDIAREVRRRLTAGEDFHQPYEQRIVRSDGTLAIWRMATSLVIVDGEVKGFQHIARDITAEKQLQDNMRFYVQEVIRAQEDERKRVARELHDEVSPSLLLLIQRIDAITSNNRLKLSEVMKEKMEDLRVQTVEALESTRRIAQDLRPRILDDLGLIPALEWMADNLIKKHGIEAKVTVAGREQLLSSEVQLLLFRIAQEALNNIRKHSEASQVEITVTFGDEKTVVSIADNGKGFAIPHRVSDLAAGGKLGLAGMQERAQLIGGHVALKSDPGHGTVVTVEVPNQGNLCEIPTPAQELERRLRT comes from the coding sequence ATGAAAAAGAAAAAATCTAGCCTGCCCGACCAGGACTACCGCTATCTCTTCGAGAACGCCTCGGATGCCATCTGGGTGCAGGACCTGGAAGGTCAGATCCTGTATGCCAATAAAGCCGCTGAACGGTTGACCGGATACGGGCATGACGAACTGGTCAATCACGATGTCATTAAATTTCTTCCCGATGTCCGCTCCCACGACATAGCCCGCGAAGTCCGCCGGCGTTTGACAGCAGGCGAGGATTTCCACCAGCCGTACGAACAGCGGATCGTCCGAAGCGATGGGACGCTGGCGATCTGGCGCATGGCCACCAGCCTGGTAATCGTCGACGGCGAGGTCAAGGGTTTCCAGCATATCGCCCGGGACATTACCGCTGAAAAGCAGCTCCAGGACAACATGCGCTTCTACGTCCAGGAGGTTATCCGGGCCCAGGAGGACGAGCGCAAGCGGGTCGCCAGGGAACTGCATGACGAGGTGTCGCCTTCTTTGCTGCTGCTCATCCAGCGAATAGACGCCATCACCTCCAACAACCGCCTCAAGCTCTCCGAGGTGATGAAGGAGAAGATGGAAGACCTCCGGGTCCAAACCGTCGAAGCCCTGGAGAGCACCCGGCGTATCGCCCAGGATCTGCGTCCGCGCATCCTTGACGACCTCGGCCTGATCCCTGCCCTCGAGTGGATGGCGGACAACCTGATCAAGAAGCATGGCATCGAAGCCAAGGTAACGGTCGCCGGGCGGGAACAACTACTGTCCAGCGAGGTCCAGCTTTTGCTGTTCCGCATCGCCCAGGAGGCTTTAAACAACATCCGGAAGCATTCCGAAGCTTCGCAGGTCGAGATCACGGTCACCTTCGGAGATGAGAAAACCGTTGTCTCTATCGCCGACAATGGCAAGGGTTTCGCGATACCGCATCGTGTATCGGACCTGGCTGCCGGGGGCAAACTTGGGCTTGCCGGTATGCAGGAACGGGCTCAGCTGATTGGCGGGCATGTGGCGCTGAAGAGCGATCCAGGGCATGGCACGGTGGTCACCGTCGAGGTGCCGAACCAGGGCAACCTGTGCGAGATACCGACACCGGCTCAGGAACTTGAGCGGCGGTTGAGAACCTAG
- a CDS encoding response regulator transcription factor translates to MAKTRVMIADDHAVLREGMRRLLEQEKDMEVVGEASDGEEAVRLVDEQKPDVVLMDIVMPKLTGVEATKLIKKANPSTAILILTAYSDIRYILGLLEAGASGYLLKSARADEIVGAIRAVRSGESVLDSMATRKLLERVVNLSKETPEDKSRGQLSPREIEILRLAARGMSNRDIAEKLELSMRTVKAHLSNIFNKMRCSSRTEAIVKGFREGYVTLDDVPQGIESYEKEKI, encoded by the coding sequence ATGGCTAAGACGCGTGTCATGATCGCCGACGACCATGCCGTACTCCGCGAAGGCATGAGACGCCTGCTGGAACAGGAAAAAGATATGGAGGTGGTCGGTGAAGCCTCCGACGGCGAAGAAGCCGTCCGTCTTGTCGATGAGCAAAAACCAGATGTGGTCCTCATGGACATCGTCATGCCTAAACTTACGGGTGTCGAAGCCACCAAGTTGATCAAGAAGGCTAATCCCTCCACGGCAATTCTGATCCTCACCGCTTATTCCGATATCAGGTATATCCTTGGACTCCTGGAGGCCGGCGCCAGCGGTTACCTGCTGAAGAGCGCCCGTGCCGATGAGATCGTCGGCGCTATTCGCGCCGTACGTTCCGGCGAATCCGTCCTGGATTCGATGGCGACTCGCAAACTTCTCGAGCGGGTGGTCAACCTGTCCAAAGAGACTCCTGAAGACAAGAGCCGGGGGCAGTTATCTCCCCGCGAGATCGAGATCCTCAGGCTTGCCGCCCGGGGTATGAGCAATCGCGATATCGCTGAAAAACTTGAGCTTTCTATGCGTACCGTCAAAGCGCATTTATCCAATATATTCAACAAGATGCGCTGTTCCAGCCGCACCGAGGCCATCGTAAAGGGCTTCCGTGAAGGCTATGTTACATTGGATGATGTACCCCAGGGCATAGAGAGCTATGAAAAAGAAAAAATCTAG
- a CDS encoding GyrI-like domain-containing protein: protein MDRPTETIDLKKQLKHLYNPPVGKAVFVEVPEFSYLMVDGRGLPDGPDAIAAIEALYSVAYALKFSVKKEQAIDFSVMPLEGLWWSNNMDDFVHTNKAGWLWTYMIMQPEFITHALVEKVIDEVRKKKNPPALGKVRFASLAEGMSAQIMHIGPYSEEGPNIEKIHRLIKESGHTFEGARQKHHEIYLSDPRRTAPEKWKTVVRQPYV from the coding sequence GTGGATCGACCTACGGAAACGATAGACCTGAAGAAACAACTTAAACATCTCTACAACCCGCCGGTTGGTAAAGCGGTCTTTGTCGAAGTACCTGAGTTTAGTTATCTGATGGTTGACGGACGCGGCTTGCCAGACGGTCCCGACGCCATCGCAGCGATCGAAGCCCTGTATTCTGTGGCTTATGCTCTCAAATTCTCCGTCAAAAAGGAACAGGCCATTGATTTCAGCGTCATGCCGCTTGAAGGCTTGTGGTGGTCTAACAACATGGACGATTTTGTCCATACCAACAAGGCCGGCTGGCTGTGGACTTATATGATAATGCAGCCGGAATTCATCACCCATGCGTTGGTCGAAAAAGTCATTGACGAAGTTCGAAAGAAAAAGAACCCACCCGCCTTGGGAAAGGTCAGATTCGCCTCCCTCGCTGAAGGCATGTCGGCACAGATAATGCATATCGGTCCGTATTCCGAAGAGGGGCCTAATATTGAGAAGATACACCGTTTGATTAAGGAGTCCGGGCACACTTTTGAGGGCGCCAGGCAGAAACATCACGAGATCTACCTGTCCGATCCCAGGCGGACCGCTCCGGAAAAATGGAAAACGGTAGTACGCCAACCGTACGTTTAA
- the ruvA gene encoding Holliday junction branch migration protein RuvA, which produces MIASLKGKIELLGADWAVVNVGGIGYKVFISTATISQIQSVSEVKLFTHLQVREDALTLFGFITIEELGIFETMLGVSGIGPRLALALLSSFKADELAAIIATGNDAMLCTVPGIGKKTASRIVLELKDKVAKSWAATPMTAGAVDADVLAALGALGYSPTEAAKAVVAIPKDPAMSLEEKIKLALAGLSQT; this is translated from the coding sequence ATGATCGCGTCCCTGAAAGGCAAAATAGAACTACTCGGTGCTGATTGGGCGGTGGTGAACGTCGGCGGTATCGGTTATAAAGTGTTTATATCCACCGCTACCATCTCTCAGATCCAGAGTGTCTCTGAGGTTAAGCTTTTTACGCATTTACAGGTTCGTGAGGATGCGCTAACCCTTTTCGGTTTTATCACTATTGAAGAATTGGGTATTTTCGAGACCATGCTTGGTGTTTCAGGTATCGGCCCCAGGCTTGCCCTGGCCCTGTTGTCATCATTCAAAGCCGATGAACTTGCCGCCATCATTGCCACCGGCAATGACGCGATGTTATGTACCGTGCCCGGTATCGGGAAAAAGACTGCATCACGGATCGTGCTCGAACTCAAAGACAAGGTAGCCAAAAGCTGGGCAGCAACTCCGATGACCGCCGGAGCCGTAGATGCCGATGTTTTGGCTGCCCTCGGCGCGTTAGGCTATTCCCCCACCGAAGCAGCGAAAGCGGTGGTCGCCATTCCCAAGGATCCTGCTATGTCTCTTGAAGAAAAAATTAAACTGGCGTTGGCTGGATTAAGCCAGACATAG
- a CDS encoding RidA family protein: protein MKKEIIHTPRAPKAIGPYSQAIKTSNLLFTSGQLPIDPVTGEVSGDISVQTRRVLENLTAILNAAGGSIDDVIKATVFITDLSNFGAMNSVYSSYFKTSPPARSTVEVSGLAKNALVEIEVVAQIGGEG from the coding sequence TTGAAAAAGGAAATCATTCACACCCCCCGGGCACCGAAGGCAATCGGGCCATATTCTCAAGCGATAAAGACTTCAAACCTGTTGTTCACCTCCGGTCAGCTTCCCATTGATCCGGTAACGGGGGAGGTGTCGGGAGATATATCTGTTCAAACACGACGGGTGCTTGAAAATCTAACGGCTATACTGAATGCGGCCGGAGGATCGATTGACGATGTTATCAAGGCCACGGTGTTCATCACCGATCTTTCGAATTTCGGGGCGATGAATTCCGTTTATTCCAGTTACTTCAAAACGTCACCGCCTGCACGGAGCACCGTCGAAGTTTCCGGACTGGCCAAAAACGCTCTTGTCGAGATTGAAGTTGTGGCCCAGATTGGCGGTGAGGGATAA
- a CDS encoding FmdB family zinc ribbon protein: protein MPVYEYECPNCKTNFEVTRKFNETGGNSCPDCGMEGRRVYCPPFLVFKGPGFYVTDSRTEVDPELEHRKKEKETAEKAEKGEAKPEAKTPEHVSEGKGSTGKRESSSVE from the coding sequence ATGCCGGTCTATGAGTATGAATGCCCCAATTGTAAAACTAATTTCGAAGTGACTCGGAAATTCAACGAAACCGGAGGCAACTCATGCCCTGACTGCGGAATGGAAGGCCGGAGGGTTTACTGTCCGCCTTTCCTGGTGTTTAAAGGTCCGGGCTTTTACGTCACCGACAGCCGCACTGAAGTCGACCCAGAACTGGAGCATCGCAAGAAAGAAAAAGAAACGGCAGAAAAAGCTGAAAAGGGCGAAGCCAAACCAGAAGCAAAAACACCGGAACACGTTTCCGAAGGCAAAGGTAGCACCGGAAAACGGGAATCATCCAGCGTAGAGTGA
- a CDS encoding DUF5670 family protein: MSTILLIAIGLLVIWIIARLFFKSLGCLIHLALIAAVVLAVIWLLKTVF, encoded by the coding sequence ATGAGTACGATCCTTCTCATAGCTATTGGCCTGTTGGTGATCTGGATAATCGCCAGGCTCTTTTTCAAATCACTCGGGTGCCTCATCCACCTGGCTTTGATAGCCGCGGTGGTCCTGGCAGTTATCTGGCTCCTGAAAACCGTCTTCTAG
- a CDS encoding universal stress protein, with protein sequence MFNNILLPLDGSEAAEAVIPYAEEMAKRMGSSLVLFHACEASHRQARGMHKLYMDKLAEIITQEINQSGQRTNVLVEQRMGEFTSSLCEYIENNDINLVILVAHGFTSPSAKSVVDDVARLAKCPRCW encoded by the coding sequence ATGTTCAATAATATTCTGCTACCACTTGATGGTTCTGAAGCTGCCGAAGCAGTAATTCCGTACGCAGAGGAAATGGCGAAAAGGATGGGCTCAAGCCTAGTGTTGTTTCACGCATGTGAAGCCTCGCATAGACAGGCGCGCGGAATGCACAAGCTTTACATGGACAAATTGGCGGAAATAATCACCCAGGAGATAAACCAAAGCGGTCAACGGACCAACGTTCTGGTGGAACAGAGAATGGGCGAGTTCACCTCCAGCTTATGCGAGTATATTGAAAATAACGACATCAATTTAGTGATACTGGTCGCTCACGGCTTCACCAGCCCATCGGCCAAAAGCGTCGTTGATGACGTGGCTCGCTTGGCTAAATGCCCACGATGCTGGTGA